A window from Cryptomeria japonica chromosome 1, Sugi_1.0, whole genome shotgun sequence encodes these proteins:
- the LOC131027765 gene encoding gibberellic acid methyltransferase 2-like — MENGGMENQSRPSEAKNMKSHAQLHGVLHMYSGNGDSSYAENSTRQRHVFHVLQPLFKALIEKLRIPKEGPIRIADLGCATGLNTISDVNFVTRTLTNLCIGSELAVPQFQAFYSDLPSNDFNGLFRLLIRTYCPYFVAGVPGSFYNVLFPNSSIHVCFSIMALHWISEVPEAVVHKDSPFYNRGKLWVNRGRQDIADIYSKQSQKDLTTFMKCRAVEIAPGGILFLCLMGRPDNSSPTQQVSVEGEFCGQDFEDAWDDLVTQGIVSLDLRDSFNLPWYFPNSIELRKAVEESGAFEIETVEVCQGVPSMSEDTFEQWVKEPNIFSKMKANLVKSFVGSLVEAHIGIESSEMLFQRFEQRAAALLYSSPPSRFVTCTVASLIRK; from the exons ATGGAGAATGGTGGCATGGAGAATCAAAGCAGGCCAAGTGAAGCAAAGAACATGAAATCCCATGCTCAGTTGCATGGAGTTCTCCACATGTACTCAGGCAATGGGGATTCAAGCTATGCCGAGAACTCTACAAGGCAGAGGCATGTTTTTCATGTTCTGCAGCCTCTGTTTAAGGCACTCATTGAAAAGCTCAGAATTCCCAAGGAGGGTCCTATCAGAATTGCAGATCTTGGGTGTGCTACTGGTCTCAACACCATATCAGATGTAAATTTTGTCACAAGGACATTGACAAATCTGTGCATTGGATCAGAATTAGCAGTGCCACAGTTCCAAGCTTTTTACTCTGACTTGCCATCCAATGACTTTAATGGGTTGTTCAGGCTGTTGATCAGGACTTATTGTCCATATTTTGTAGCTGGGGTGCCTGGGTCTTTCTACAATGTCCTCTTTCCCAACTCAAGCATTCATGTATGCTTCTCTATCATGGCCCTCCATTGGATTTCAGAG GTTCCTGAGGCTGTTGTGCATAAGGATTCACCCTTCTACAACAGAGGAAAATTGTGGGTCAATAGAGGCAGGCAGGATATTGCAGATATATACTCAAAGCAATCTCAGAAAGATCTCACCACTTTCATGAAGTGCAGAGCAGTGGAGATAGCACCAGGAGGGATATTGTTTCTTTGTTTGATGGGGAGACCAGATAATTCATCCCCAACACAACAAGTTTCAGTGGAAGGGGAGTTCTGTGGTCAGGACTTTGAAGATGCATGGGATGATCTTGTCACACAG GGAATTGTCAGCTTGGACTTAAGAGACTCATTTAATCTTCCATGGTATTTCCCAAATTCAATTGAGTTGAGAAAGGCAGTTGAAGAGAGTGGTGCTTTTGAGATAGAGACAGTTGAAGTATGTCAAGGGGTGCCAAGCATGTCTGAGGACACATTTGAGCAGTGGGTGAAGGAGCCAAATATTTTTTCAAAGATGAAGGCAAATCTGGTTAAGAGTTTTGTGGGCAGTTTAGTTGAGGCCCACATTGGTATTGAGAGTTCAGAGATGCTTTTCCAGAGGTTTGAGCAGAGAGCTGCAGCCCTTCTCTATTCTTCTCCTCCTTCAAGATTTGTCACCTGCACTGTTGCCTCCCTTATCAGAAAATAG